In Musa acuminata AAA Group cultivar baxijiao chromosome BXJ3-9, Cavendish_Baxijiao_AAA, whole genome shotgun sequence, a single genomic region encodes these proteins:
- the LOC135650107 gene encoding putative HVA22-like protein g: MLAEYITRFLVVLFGYAYPAFECFKTLEQHPGNTRQLQFWCQYWIIVAILTVIEMVGEFLVSMLPMYGEAKLAFLVYLWYPKTKGSDLVYDTFLRPLVMQYEPDIEERFRNLRAKSGQLLIFYLKNFTEKGQILFLDVLRYVVSKASSGTERIRGRGSSSKNKKREKQGADELEDIAEALFATNAKQRGSRQHK; encoded by the exons TTTGGCTATGCTTATCCGGCTTTCGAATGCTTCAAGACATTGGAACAGCATCCGGGCAACACAAGGCAGCTTCAATTCTGGTGCCAATACTG GATCATCGTGGCGATACTGACGGTCATCGAGATGGTGGGCGAGTTTCTAGTCTCAAT GTTGCCCATGTATGGCGAAGCCAAGCTGGCCTTCTTGGTCTACCTGTGGTACCCGAAAACCAAG GGATCCGATCTGGTGTACGACACCTTCCTCCGCCCGCTCGTCATGCAGTACGAACCTGACATCGAGGAGAGGTTCCGAAACCTGCGGGCTAAGTCCGGGCAGCTGCTCATCTTCTACCTCAAGAACTTCACAGAGAAAGGCCAGATCTTGTTCCTCGATGTCCTCCGCTATGTGGTCTCTAAGGCCTCGAGCGGTACCGAG CGGATTAGAGGACGAGGATCGTCTTCCAAGAACAAGAAACGGGAGAAGCAGGGTGCGGACGAATTGGAGGACATCGCCGAAGCCTTGTTTGCCACAAATGCGAAGCAACGGGGATCGCGCCAGCACAAATAA
- the LOC135650106 gene encoding uncharacterized protein LOC135650106, with translation MNQSHLVSSSTLPCVSPTHNSFSGDTAMATAALLLSTLPPAQRHGLLQYHHSTRPRCRLLPASPLQGRQRHRLPSPIRAIQETEEKAKASSSADEITEKYGLEFGLWKIFSSKEGGDGAEGEGKEKSKADQAKELLAKYGGAYLATSITLSLISFSLCYLLIGAGIDVQALLNKIGIATDETGGKVGTFALAYAAHKAASPIRFPPTVALTPIVASWIGKKTNK, from the exons ATGAACCAATCCCACCTCGTCTCCTCCTCGACTTTACCCTGCGTCTCCCCAACCCACAATTCCTTCTCAGGGGACACCGCAATGGCCACAGCAGCTCTCCTCTTATCTACCCTTCCCCCGGCCCAACGCCACGGCCTCCTCCAGTACCACCACTCTACCCGCCCCCGCTGCCGCCTTCTCCCCGCCTCTCCACTGCAGGGGAGGCAGCGCCATCGCTTGCCCAGCCCCATCCGCGCGATCCAAGAGACCGAAGAGAAAGCCAAGGCCTCGTCCTctgccgacgagatcaccgagaagtacgGGCTGGAGTTTGGCCTCTGGAAG ATATTTAGCTCCAAGGAGGGCGGCGACGGAGCGGAGGGGGAAGGCAAAGAGAAGTCCAAAGCTGATCAGGCCAAGGAACTGCTGGCCAAGTACGGAGGAGCTTACTTGGCCACCTCAATCACCCTCTCCTTGATCTCCTTCTCCCTCTGCTACCTCCTCATCGGTGCCGGAATCGATGTGCAGGCGCTGCTCAACAAG ATTGGCATTGCGACCGATGAGACTGGGGGCAAGGTCGGCACCTTTGCGCTGGCATATGCTGCACACAAGGCAGCATCTCCGATCAGGTTCCCGCCGACGGTCGCCCTCACCCCGATCGTCGCCAGTTGGATCGGGAAGAAGACCAACAAGTGA
- the LOC103997230 gene encoding ankyrin repeat-containing protein At5g02620, producing MEPLPGLFATPMSHELLVAARTGDMSVLGGNDSLLQVTAERNTVLHIAAKLGHTDFATRALSRQPFFLVIQNGQGDTPLHCAARAGHTPMVDVFIPHPPRRGDPERRLPYMVNNVGNTALHEAALNGHDSFVEELMAKAPGVSAVTNNVNGVSPLYMAVESGSASIVRRLLAATEASCDGPNGRTALHSAVLRSSPVEITRMLLQQRASLTRKADAAGLVPLHFAAARGDLEMVRLLLQNDASTAYLRDNGGASAIHVAASFGHVNVIKHLIETCSGCTEVRDGEGSNFFHVAISKRREQVVRFVATSPRLTDLLNEPDSDGNTPLHRAIISRDMAIIQMLSSSPSVKLSATNNRGQTALDVALSNTRNRLVIKMFKVVIDLTNKGARFSDPQLLQDMVHPVDQKGTVEEKNKKEIADSKHAVDQKSKVEEKNYKEIADSLPVVAALITTVTFTAAFTLSGSFERDRSDDESIYRRIRGIAFVVFLISDALAMISSICVPFLVIYVRVGTPVTQVYSLTLSEILLQVAFIGFKAAFASGVCVLIADHYMWLTILICLVILFSAMALKRKILPFYPYLCWLTRGSEFQIIYISLMIARHKLIRIANYELAIDFIKFPGVWGFSITKF from the exons ACGACTCCCTCCTTCAAGTCACGGCCGAAAGGAACACCGTGCTTCACATTGCAGCCAAGCTAGGACACACTGACTTCGCCACCAGAGCCCTCAGCCGGCAGCCCTTCTTCCTCGTGATCCAAAACGGACAAGGTGACACTCCGTTGCACTGCGCTGCCAGAGCCGGCCACACGCCCATGGTGGATGTCTTCATCCCTCACCCCCCCCGTCGGGGCGATCCTGAACGTCGGCTGCCCTACATGGTAAACAACGTTGGTAACACAGCCTTGCACGAGGCGGCACTGAACGGCCACGATTCCTTCGTCGAGGAACTGATGGCGAAGGCTCCGGGCGTATCGGCGGTGACCAACAACGTCAACGGCGTGTCGCCCCTCTATATGGCGGTGGAAAGCGGGTCAGCGTCGATCGTGCGGCGTTTGCTGGCGGCGACGGAGGCGTCATGCGACGGACCTAATGGGCGGACAGCTTTGCACTCAGCCGTGCTCAGGAGCTCCC CTGTGGAAATCACAAGGATGTTGCTGCAGCAGAGGGCCAGTTTAACCCGAAAGGCCGATGCCGCCGGACTCGTACCTCTCCACTTTGCAGCCGCCCGCGGAGACCTCGAAATGGTGAGACTTCTGCTACAAAATGATGCATCTACTGCGTATTTGCGAGACAATGGTGGCGCCTCTGCAATCCATGTCGCTGCAAGCTTCGGGCATGTGAACGTGATCAAACATCTCATCGAAACATGCTCCGGTTGTACGGAGGTGAGGGACGGGGAGGGCAGCAACTTCTTCCACGTAGCCATCAGCAAACGAAGAGAACAAGTGGTCCGATTTGTGGCTACATCACCTCGTCTCACTGATCTCTTGAACGAGCCGGATTCGGATGGGAACACTCCCCTGCATCGAGCTATAATATCTCGAGACATGGCCATCATACAAATGTTGTCGTCCAGTCCAAGCGTCAAGCTTAGTGCAACCAACAACCGCGGTCAAACCGCTCTTGATGTCGCTCTATCCAACACAAGGAACCGCCTGGTAATCAAAATG TTCAAGGTAGTGATTGATTTGACGAATAAGGGTGCGCGATTCAGTGACCCGCAGCTCCTTCAGGACATGGTACATCCGGTAGACCAAAAGGGCACGGTTGAagagaagaataaaaaagaaatagcCGACAGTAAGCATGCGGTAGACCAAAAGAGCAAAGTCGAAGAGAAGAACTATAAAGAGATCGCCGATAGTCTACCCGTCGTGGCAGCGCTTATTACCACCGTCACCTTCACTGCAGCATTCACCTTATCAGGGAGTTTTGAGAGGGATCGCAGCGATGATGAGAGCATCTACAGGCGTATAAGGGGGATTGCCTTTGTGGTGTTTCTGATATCTGATGCCCTGGCCATGATATCCTCCATTTGTGTTCCATTCCTCGTCATCTATGTGCGGGTAGGAACTCCTGTTACCCAGGTCTACAGTCTTACTCTATCCGAAATACTACTGCAGGTCGCGTTCATAGGGTTCAAGGCAGCATTCGCCAGTGGTGTGTGTGTGCTGATTGCGGATCACTACATGTGGCTCACCATCCTCATCTGCCTCGTGATTTTGTTCTCTGCTATGGCCCTCAAGAGAAAGATCCTTCCTTTCTACCCTTACCTATGTTGGCTGACCAGAGGGAGTGAGTTCCAGATCATTTACATTAGCTTAATGATCGCCCGGCATAAGCTGATACGAATTGCCAACTATGAATTAGCAATAGACTTCATCAAGTTTCCTGGTGTGTGGGGCTTCTCCATCACAAAATTCTGA